In a single window of the Pocillopora verrucosa isolate sample1 chromosome 4, ASM3666991v2, whole genome shotgun sequence genome:
- the LOC131798819 gene encoding AP-3 complex subunit beta-2 has translation MSYNAEKPEGDSDVPDTRAVGFFSSDFQRHDDLKNMLDSTKDSLKLDAMKRIVGMMADGRDVSDLFAAVVKNVVSKNVEVKKLVYLYLVRYAEEQQDLALLSISTFQKGLKDPNQLIRGSALRVLSSIRVPVIAPIMMLAIKEGVADMSPYVRKTAAHAIPKLYSLDPEQKDCLIEVIEKLLKDKTTLVAGSAVMAFEDVCPERIDLIHKNYRKLCNLLIDIDEWGQVAVIHMLTRYARSQFIDPNKEPSSEEAFYPQSDDSDDDSDDDESRKEPKKQTYMMDPDHRLLLRTCKPLLQSRNAAVVMAVARVYHHLAPTNEVGIVARSLVRLLRSHREVQSVVLSNIATMSFTRKGMFEPYLKGFFVHSSDPTHIRLLKLEVMTNIAGETSIGTILREFQSYISSPDKQFVASTIQAIGRCASNISEVTETCLAGLVRLLSNRDEVVVAESVVVIKKLLQLKPKGNSEIIMHMAKLVDTITVPMARASILWLLGEYCERVPKVAPDVLRKMAKIFGSEEDIVKLQILNLAAKLFITNPKQTKLLGQYVLNLAKYDQSYDVRDRARFLRQLLIPSDTGGHLSKHVKKIFLASKPPPIIQSVFKDRQGFQVGSLSHMMNLKANGYQELPQFPEVAPDPSVRNVEIEPVWGTSSRKKTGKAKKTSFYSESETESGSESESDSAEESGSSSGSEEDEDEDQSKTESEASTKGDSEEESDASESEEKSSSESETDESSENSSDISSEDEKIPVKKPKTPVKTTKQEKSSQGKPASDKGNTLLILDDLNEPVTSSVGSSSSNIMSPSLASEIESLSFSNDAPTVIAPLSPSFSSAKSHELLHRMQGKGLSGSYKFTRGPCIYSTSMVAVEVTLVNNSEAPISNISVEEKKLGAGMKMHDFQPITSLAPGATIAVTVGIDFNDTTQPASFNLCTQSSKFPVSIKAPVGELLQGCPMTEADFLTKQGKLRGLNESSGTVDIPGNLNSEEVVCSKVKEAAAITYVGATPLSEGASTYRFAARTISGGTHVLVTVKVPVDGKSSSITVNCEKMAISSMLVKEIKQALQ, from the exons ATGTCTTACAATGCTGAAAAACCGGAAGGGGACTCAGATGTCCCTGATACAAGAGCTGTGGGATTTTTTTCTAGTGATTTTCAAAG ACACGATGATTTGAAAAATATGTTAGACAGTACAAAGGATAGTCTTAAACTGGACGCGATGAAAAGGATTGTTGGG ATGATGGCTGATGGGAGAGATGTATCAGACCTTTTTGCTGCAGTGGTTAAGAATGTTGTCTCTAAAAATGTTGAA gTCAAAAAGCTGGTTTACTTGTACCTCGTCAGATATGCTGAAGAACAACAAGACTTAGCTCTCCTCTCTATAAGCACATTTCAGAAAGGACTGAAG GATCCAAACCAACTTATCCGTGGAAGTGCTTTACGGGTTTTGTCAAGTATCAGAGTTCCTGTTATTGCACCAATCATGATGCTAGCAATAAAAGAA GGAGTTGCAGATATGTCACCTTATGTTCGGAAAACTGCTGCTCATGCCATTCCCAAACTTTACAG TTTGGATCCTGAACAAAAAGACTGTCTTATTGAAGTTATAGAGAAACTATTGAAAGACAAGACAACG CTTGTTGCAGGCAGTGCTGTTATGGCTTTTGAGGATGTTTGCCCAGAGAGAATAGATTTGATTCACAAAAACTACCGCAAACTGTGTAACTTGTTGATAGACATTGATGAGTGGGGTCAAGTTGCTGTCATCCATATGCTCACAAGATATGCCCGATCACAATTTATTGACCCAAACAAAGAG CCCTCATCAGAGGAAGCCTTCTATCCCCAATCTGATGATTCTGATGATGAttctgatgatgatgaatcCAGAAAGGAACCTAAGAAGCAGACTTACATGATGGATCCTGATCATCGCCTTCTGTTGAGGACATGTAAGCCACTTCTTCAGAGCAGGAATGCAGCA GTGGTGATGGCAGTAGCAAGAGTGTATCATCATTTAGCACCCACAAATGAAGTTGGAATTGTGGCACGTTCCTTAGTCAGACTCCTTAGAAGTCACAG GGAGGTCCAAAGTGTTGTCCTCAGTAATATTGCAACAATGTCTTTCACAAGAAAG gGAATGTTTGAGCCATACCTGAAAGGATTCTTTGTCCATTCAAGTGATCCAACACACATCCGTTTATTAAAG CTAGAAGTTATGACAAATATTGCTGGAGAGACAAGTATTGGCACAATACTTAGAGAGTTCCAA agctATATATCCAGTCCAGATAAGCAGTTTGTAGCTTCAACAATTCAAGCCATTGGGCGATGTGCCTCAAACATTTCTGAGGTTACAGAGACTTGCTTAGCTGGCCTGGTGCGACTGCTTTCTAACAGAGATG AGGTAGTGGTAGCAGAGAGTGTAGTGGTCATCAAAAAACTTCTACAGCTTAAG CCTAAGGGGAATTCAGAGATCATCATGCATATGGCAAAATTAGTAGATACCATCACG GTTCCAATGGCCAGAGCAAGTATTCTGTGGTTATTAGGAGAATATTGTGAAAGAGTGCCAAAGGTAGCACCAGATGTTTTGAGgaaaatggcaaaaatatttGGATCAGAG GAAGACATTGTCAAGttacaaattttgaatttagctGCAAAGCTCTTCATAACAAACCCTAAACAG ACAAAACTTCTTGGTCAGTATGTACTGAACCTTGCAAAATATGACCAGAGTTATGATGTCAGAGACCGAGCTAGGTTTCTACGGCAACTGCTTATTCCAAGTGATACG GGAGGTCATCTAAGTAAACAtgtgaagaaaattttcttggCTTCAAAACCACCCCCAATTATACAATCAGTGTTTAAAG ATCGCCAAGGGTTTCAGGTTGGCTCTTTGTCTCATATGATGAACCTTAAAGCTAATGGTTATCAGGAATTACCTCAGTTTCCAGAGGTTGCTCCAGATCCTTCTGTCAGAAATGTAGAA ATTGAGCCAGTATGGGGAACAAGCTCTAGGAAGAAAACTGgtaaagcaaagaaaacttctTTTTACTCAGAGTCAGAGACAGAATCAGGCTCAGAATCAG AGAGTGACAGTGCGGAAGAGAGTGGAAGCAGCAGCGGTTCAGAAGAGGATGAAGATGAGGATCAGAGCAAGACAGAATCAGAGGCATCTACTAAGG GTGATAGTGAGGAGGAGAGTGATGCAAGTGAAAGTGAGgagaagtcatcttcagagtcagaGACAGATGAAAGCAGTGAAAACAGTTCAGATATTTCATCCGAAGATGAGAAG ATTCCAGTAAAGAAACCTAAGACACCAGTTAAGACTACCAAGCAAGAAAAATCATCCCAAGGAAAACCAGCTTCGGACAAGGGCAACACATTATTGATTCTTGATGACC TAAATGAACCAGTGACTTCCAGTGTAGGTTCAAGTTCCAGTAACATAATGTCACCAAGTCTTGCTTCTGAGATCGaatctttatcattttcaaatgatGCACCTACTGTCATTGCCCCA ctTAGTCCAAGTTTTTCATCTGCAAAATCACACGAGCTTCTCCATCGCATGCAGGGCAAAGGACTCAGTGGCAGTTACAAATTTACAAGAGGTCCTTGCATTTACTCCACATCCATGGTAGCTGTGGAAGTAACACTGGTCAACAACTCTGAAGCTCCCATTTCTAATATTTCTGTGGAAGAAAAG AAACTAGGAGCAGGAATGAAAATGCAtgactttcaaccaatca CATCACTTGCACCAGGTGCAACCATTGCAGTGACTGTAGGGATTGATTTTAATGATACAACTCAGCCTGCCAGTTTTAATTTGTG TACTCAATCCAGTAAGTTTCCAGTTAGCATCAAGGCACCTGTTGGTGAACTATTACAAGGCTGCCCCATGACTGAAGCTGACTTCTTGACCAAACAAG GTAAACTTCGAGGCTTAAATGAGAGTTCTGGAACAGTAGATATACCTGGCAACCTTAATTCTGAAGAAGTGGTATGTTCAAAAGTGAAGGAGGCTGCTGCTATCACCTATGTTGGAGCCACGCCCCTTTCTGAGGGGGCATCAACATACCGATTTGCTGCTCGCACCATCTCTGGAGGAACACATGTTCTTGTGACAGTTAAAGTACCTGTTGATGGAAAAAGCAGCTCCATAACAGTGAATTGTGAAAAGATGGCAATTAGCTCTATGCTtgtcaaagaaattaaacaagCCTTGCAGTGA